In a single window of the Cervus elaphus chromosome 1, mCerEla1.1, whole genome shotgun sequence genome:
- the LOC122674055 gene encoding olfactory receptor 10AG1-like yields MGSRGQNPPQWNQTTLMEFILLGFSDIPDLQGFLFGVFLIMYMIILMGNSLIIIITKMDPSLQTPMYFFLGNFSSLEICYVSVTVPRLLVDLCSQNRTISFLACAAQMYFFLVFGATECFLLTTMAYDRYVAICNPLLYSFLMNSRLCVQLAAGCWVSGIPVHVVLTYQIFSLPFCGSNQLNHFFCDIPPVLKLACGDTLIIETLVYVVAVLVVTIPFMLILGSYVRIIETILKLPSATGQAKAFSTCSSHLMVVALFFGSGLITYLRPKSSHSIGMDKFLSLFYTIVTPMFNPTIYCLRNKDVMVAMGKFLLK; encoded by the coding sequence ATGGGATCCAGAGGACAAAATCCCCCACAGTGGAACCAGACTACATTGATGGAGTTCATCTTGCTTGGCTTCTCTGATATTCCTGACCTACAAGgatttctttttggggtgtttCTGATCATGTATATGATTATTCTGATGGGAAATAGTCTCATTATCATAATAACCAAGATGGATCCTTCCCTCCAGACTCCCATGTATTTTTTCCTAGGGAATTTTTCTTCCTTGGAAATATGCTATGTATCAGTCACTGTCCCCAGGTTATTAGTAGATCTTTGTAGTCAAAACAGAACTATATCCTTTCTGGCTTGTGCTGctcaaatgtatttctttctggtGTTTGGAGCCACCGAGTGCTTTCTTCTGACCACGATGGCTTATGACAGGTATGTCGCCATTTGCAACCCTCTGCTGTATTCTTTCCTCATGAACAGTAGGCTGTGTGTCCAGCTGGCCGCTGGCTGTTGGGTCAGTGGAATTCCAGTGCATGTAGTGTTAACCTACCAGATCTTCTCTCTACCCTTCTGTGGCTCTAACCAGTTGaatcacttcttctgtgacatACCTCCAGTGCTTAAGCTTGCCTGTGGGGACACCCTTATAATTGAGACGTTAGTTTATGTGGTCGCTGTTCTAGTTGTCACTATTCCTTTTATGTTGATTCTTGGATCTTATGTGAGAATAATTGAGACCATCTTGAAGCTGCCTTCAGCCACTGGGCAAGccaaggccttctccacctgctcttcCCATCTCATGGTTGTGGCTTTATTCTTTGGATCAGGACTCATTACATACTTAAGACCAAAGTCCAGTCATTCTATAGGAATGGacaaatttctctctcttttttataccATTGTCACACCAATGTTTAACCCCACGATATACTGTCTGAGAAATAAAGATGTTATGGTGGCAATGGGGAAATTTTTACTGAAATGA
- the LOC122674115 gene encoding olfactory receptor 5F1-like: MARNNCTLLTEFILLGLADTLELQTILFFLFLVIYTLTVVGNIGMILLIRTDSRLHTPMYFFLAILSFADVGYSSTITPKMLVVFLTEKKTISFAGCFLQMYFFITFATIECILFGLMAYDRYVAICNPLLYPLIMSRTVCLKMATGAFTAGLVNSMVHTGYVSSLPFCSSNVIHHFFCDTPPMFKLSCSDTRLYESILSTFAGVNIVGTLLVILTSYCYILFSIFRVRAGAGRRKAFSTCVSHLTAIILFYSTSMYTYLRPTSSYSLNQDKVASVFYTVVIPMLNPLIYSLRNSEVKKALWNVITRKRVPSFLGLFG; encoded by the coding sequence ATGGCCAGAAATAATTGTACTTTGCTGACAGAGTTCATCCtgttgggattagcagacacatTGGAGCTACAGactatccttttttttctttttctggtgatTTACACACTTACAGTTGTGGGAAATATTGGAATGATCCTTTTAATCAGGACTGATTCTCGACTTCACAcacccatgtatttcttcctggcAATCCTGTCTTTTGCAGATGTTGGTTATTCATCCACCATCACTCCAAAGATGCTGGTAGTCTTTttaacagagaagaaaaccaTCTCCTTTGCTGGTTGCTTCCTGCAGATGTACTTCTTTATAACCTTTGCCACAATTGAATGCATCCTTTTTGGGttaatggcctatgaccgctatgtggccatatGCAACCCTCTCCTTTACCCCTTGATCATGTCCAGGACGGTCTGCCTGAAAATGGCCACAGGGGCTTTTACAGCGGGCCTGGTGAACTCCATGGTTCACACAGGTTATGTGAGCAGCTTGCCATTCTGCAGTTCCAATGTCATccatcacttcttctgtgacacTCCTCCAATGTTTAAGCTCTCCTGTTCTGACACACGCCTGTATGAAAGCATCTTGTCCACGTTCGCTGGTGTGAATATCGTTGGGACCCTGCTGGTGATCCTCACCTCCTACTGCtacattctcttctccatcttcCGTGTGCGTGCAGGGGCGGGGAGGCGCAAGGCATTCTCCACGTGTGTGTCTCACCTGACAGCCATCATCCTGTTTTATTCCACCTCCATGTACACTTATCTGAGACCTACTTCCAGCTACTCTTTGAATCAGGACAAAGTGGCTTCTGTGTTCTACACAGTGGTGATCCCCATGTTGAATCCTCTGATCTACAGTCTCCGGAACAGTGAAGTGAAGAAGGCTTTATGGAATGTAATTACTAGGAAAAGGGTCCCTTCATTTCTGGGGTTGTTTGGTTAA